ACAAAGCGCCGAGCAGCGGCGCGAAGACGAACTGCATCAATGCATAGAGCGCGAGGAACGCCCCGTAGCGCCAGCCGAGGTCGCCGGTATGGCCAACCTCGCGCAGCAATTGCGGGATGACCGGCATGGTCAGCCCGATGCCGGTTGCGGTGAGGGCGACCGTGGCCAGAATGACGGCGATGGGGCGGTTCATGGATTGCTCAAAATTTATCAGTGATAAATTCACTTATCATTGATAAATTCCAGATGCAATGCAGCTCGCAATGATCCGGAGGCGAGAATGAAGGTCGACCGCGCGCGCATCATCGACGAGGCGCTGAAGCTGCTCAACGAGGTTGGCGTGGATATGCTTTCAACGCGCCTGCTTGCCGAGCGGCTTCAGGTGCGGCAGCCGGCCTTGTATTGGCATTTCAAGAACAAGCGTGCGTTGCTGGACGCGATGAACAAAGAGATCCTGGAGCGCGGCCATGACAGCCGGCTGCCGCATGCGGACGAGGACTGGCAGCATTATCTGGCACAGAACACGCGCAGTTTTCGTGCCGCGCTGCTTGCCTACCGCGACGCCGGCCGGGTGCATGCCGGCACCGAAGCCGAGCCCGACGAGATGCAGGACATCGAGGCGAAAATCGCCTTCCTGGTCGCGCAGGGTATCGATGCCGGCGAGGCGATGATGTTGTTCATCGCCCTTGGGCGCTACACGCTTGGTTGCGTCATCGAAGAGCAGGCCGATTTTCCGGAAGGGCCGGGCCGGGGCGCGGAACTCGACGGCGCGGCGCGCGACTATCCTTTGACGGCAGCGGGTCTGGCGCATTACCGCGAAGGTGGGCATGCCGCCTTGTTCGAGGCGGGCTTGCGGTTCATCCTCGATGGCGCGGCGGCGCAGCTTGCCAGCGCGGCTGTCTCAAAGCCCTAGGCCTTCGAACGTATAAGCGCCGAAGCGGCAACGACCAGCCAGCCGAGGATCAGCAGCGAACCGCCAACCGGTGCCGCGAAGGGCACAAGCCGGCCGCCGAGGAAATCGCGAGCGAGCAGGTCGCCGCAAAACAACACCAGCCCCACCAGCAGCACGAAGCCACCGATGCGCAGCAGCCGGTTGCCGCCGACCAGGCCGATGGCGAGCAGGACCGCCGCATGCGCGAGCAGAAATGACGCCACGGTTCCGGTAAAAGCCCCGCCGAGATGAGCGGCGGCGGCAGACAGCGCGACACCGGCCGCGCCGCAGAGGCCGCCGGCAAGCACCAGCGGCGAACAGGGTTCGAAGGCGAAGCGGGAAGGGCTCATCGGCAAGGCTCGGTCTCGTTGCGGGGCGGGCGTTCGAATTCAAAAAGCAAAGGCACTTTCGGAAGAAAGCGCCTCTGGCTCTTCGCCGCAACATCGCACGCTTCTGGCCTCAGGCGGGCTGCGGCTGTTGGTAGCGGGCGCGCACGACCCAGTTGTAGAAAGCGCCGAGCGCCAGAAGCACGGCGGTCGACAGGAACACGGCGCGCATGCCGAAATGGCCGCCGACAAAGCCGCCGAGCACCGGTCCCGCGACCTGGCCGATATATTGCGCCGAGATGGAATAGCCGAGCACATTGCCGCCGACGCCGTCCGGCACATTGTGGCGGATGATGCTTGTGACCGAGGGCAAAAGCCCGCCCAGCGCCAGCCCCATCAGGAAGCGCAAAACGATCAGCTGCCAGCTTTCGGTGACGAAGGCCTGCGGGATCAGCAGCAGTGCCGCGACCGCCAGCGCGCCGGTGATGACGGTCCAGTGGCCGACGCGGTCGGCCAGTCTGCCGAGCCTTGGCGCCGACAGGATCGCGCCAAGTGCGGCCGCCGACATGACGAAGCCGGCGACCAGCGTCACCCTTGCCGGATCGGGAACCAGTTCGGCGACATAGACGGTGATGATCGGCTCGATCGACATGGTGGCGAACATCAACAGCATGCCGGTCGCCAGCATCGCCACAATCGGCCGCTTGTCGGGAAGCTGCGACCAGCCGCCTTGCGTCTGCTTCCGCGCGCCTGTCGTCGCCGGGCGCCGCTCTTCCTTGATCAGCAAGGTCGTGGCCAGAAACGCCAGGAAGATGACGCCGCCAGCAATCAGGAAGGTGGCGCGAATGCCGATGCGGGGCGGCAGGCCGCCGCCGATCAGCGGGCCGACCAGATTGCCGGCCATGATGCCGGCTGAAAGCATGCCCAGGGCCCAGCCGGAACGATCCTTCGGCGTCTGCATGGCGACCAGAATGGTCGAGCCGGACGAATAACCGCCAGCCAGGCCGATCAGCAGGCGCAATGCCACCAGTTGCCAGACATCCTGCACCATGCCCATCAGCGACATGCACACGGCCATGCCGAAGCTTGCCCGCACCAGCATCACCTTGCGGCCGTAGCGGTCGCCCAGTCGCCCCCACAGCGGCGCGACCAGCGCCGCGGCCAGAAAGGTGGCGCCATAAGCAATGCCGGACCATTGCACGATGGCGGCGCGGTCGCTGACGCCCAGTTCCTCGACATAGAGCGGCAGGAAAGGCAACAGCAGCGTCATCGCCACCAGCGTGGTGAAGGAGCCGATCAGGCAGACGACCAGATTGCGGCGCCAATGGACATTGTAGCCTGCATCGGCGGACGCGGCGTTTTCATTCGGCATGTCGGCGCTCTTCACTGCGGCTTGTTTCGTATGCCGCTTTGGGATACCAAATTGGTATCCGTATCGGACGCGCCTTGCGTCCTGTCAATGGGCCAGGATTGAAGAGAGCGGTTCGGCGATGTCGCAAATGCAGCAGGTGGAGCGGCAGCTTCGCGAAATGATCCTCGGCCTCGACATCGGTCCGGGCGAAAAACTCACCGAACGCTGGATCGAAAGCCGTTTCGGCGCTTCGCGCACGCCGGTACGGGCCGCGCTGCTCCGGCTGGAAACGGAAGGGCTGGTCCAGCGGGACGGACGCGGCTGGACGGTGTCGCCGATCAATCTGGCCGAGATCGAGCAGATCGCGGTCTACCGGCAGGCCGTCGAAGTGGCGGCTGCGCGGCTGGTGGCGAAGCTCGAGGACAAGAGCGGCCTCGACGCCATCGAGGCGATGCTGGATTCCTGTGGCGACGATACGCCAAGGGAGGAGTGGCACCGGGTCGGAACTGATTTCCATGTCGAACTGGCGCGCATGTCCGGCAACGAGTTCCTGTTTCGCGGCGTCCGCGATGCCATGACAAGGCTGTCGCGGGCGCGCTGGCTGGAAATTCGCGACGAGGCGGCGTCAGCCCGCGCCTGGGCCGAGCACCGCGCCATTCTGTCGGCGATCCGGGCAGGTGAGGCCGACGAGGCGGCGCGCCTCCTCGTTCTTCACATCGGCGGCAGCCGCGACAGGCTGGTCGGCTCCCTGCAGACCGAGCGCCGGGGCTTGCGCGCCATGGGCTTCGCCGTCGTCGCGGCCTAGAACAGAACCCGCATCCGGGCTGGCTGACTGGCGTTGTTTCTTAATAATGTTTCGTCACATTCTTTGATTGTTTTTCGCCGAGATTATCTGGTGCAACGGTGGTCCCGGCGATAAAAACCGGTGCGGCCGCTTGCATTGGAATATCGATGGGTAATCTTCGTCGTCGGGCAGGGAAAGTCTTCTACTATGCTCGTAATATTGTTCGCGACAGTGCGCCGCCAGCGCTGTTTCGCCGCCGGCTCGACAAGTGGCTGGCGCGAGCGGTTCGCTCCGGACCTTCGATCGTCGAGCGGCTGAACTACTACAACAAGCTGCAAGACCGTTTCACACCGAGCGCGGCTGCGGTATCGGTGGCAACGTTGCCGTTCCGCCCGACGATGTACTATTACGACCTCAAGGAATTCGCGCGTTACTTCGATGGCGCGCTGCGGCTGGATGTCGAATATGGCGACGTGCGTGGCCTGCCGCCGGTGCCTACCATCGTCAAGAACCGGCCGGTCGGCGCCGACAACGCCAATGCCGTCCTGTTCAAGCTGGACAAGCTCCGCCATTTCCAGATGCCGGCGGACCCGCTGCGGTTCGCGGACAAGCAGCCCCGGATCGTGTGGCGGGGCGATCTCAACAACCCGATCCGCCTGACCTTCCTGGACGCCGCCCAGGGGCTGCCCTTCTGCGATGTAGGCTCGCCGGCCACCCACGCGCCGGAGCGCCACCGCAGGCCGTTCATGAGCGTCGAGGAGCAGAAGCGCTACCGCTACATCGTCTCGCTCGAAGGCTATGACGTGGCGACGAACCTGAAATGGATTATGAGTTCGAATTCGCTGTGCCTGATGCTGAAGCCGACGAACGAGATCTGGTTCTGCGAGGGGCATCTGAAGCCCGACGTCCATTATGTCGAGCTCGCGCCGGATTTTTCGGACCTTTCCGACAAGATCGCTTTCTTCGAGCGTCATCCCGAACAGGCCGAACGCATCATTGGCAATGCCCAGGCCTATTGCCGCCAGTTCCAGAACGGACCGACCGAGACGGCGCTGTCCTTCCTCGTGCTCTACAAATATTTCGTGCTGAGCGGCCAGATCGAGCCCGACGACAAGATCTGGCGCTTCATATCCGCTTGAGGCGGTGAATACGGGGCTTCTTCCTCAGAACGACTTCGTTGCTCCGAATACCCTGAAATAAAACCGTCATTGCGGGCGGATATTGGTCGGCTCACGGCGCCAACGCGGAGCGACATGATGACCGAACTGGAACGCAATTCTCCCGCAACAGACTGGCTTGAGGCGGAACTCGCCGACACGCTCGACGAAGACTATGAGCTGGAGCTGTCGGAACCGGCGCTTTCGGAGGAAATCGCCAAGATCTACAAGCGGTCGCACCCGCCATCCGTCGACCGCATGACCTATTTCCGCGAACTGCTCAGGCTGCAGTCGGAACTGATCAAGCTGCAATCCTGGGTCGCCCACACCAAGGCGAAGGTGGTGGTGTTGTTCGAGGGGCGCGATTCCGCCGGCAAGGGCGGCGTCATCAAGCGCATCACCCAGCGTCTCAACCCGCGCATCTGCCGCGTGGTGGCGCTGCCGGCGCCGACCGAGCGCGAGCGCTCGCAATGGTATTTCCAGCGCTACGTGCCGCATCTGCCGGCCGGTGGCGAGATCGTGCTGTTCGACCGCTCCTGGTACAACCGCTCCGGCGTCGAGCGGGTGATGGGTTTCGCCACGCCCGGGCAGGTCGAGGAATTCTTCCACGATGTGCCGGAGTTCGAGCGCATGCTGGTGCGTTCCGGCATCACGCTGATCAAATACTGGTTCTCGATCACCGACGAGGAGCAGCAGATGCGCTTCCTCATGCGCATCCACGATCCGATGAAGCAGTGGAAGCTGTCGCCGATGGACCTGCAGTCGCGCGTGCGCTGGGAGCAGTACACCAAGGCCAAGGAAGAGATGCTGCTGCGCACCAACATCAAGGAAGCGCCGTGGTTCATCGTCGAAGGCAACGACAAGAAGCGGGCACGCCTCAACTGCATCGACCATCTTCTGCAGCAGGTGCCCTACGAGGCCGTGCCACACGACGACATCACGCTGCCGGAGCGCGTCTTCAACCCGCAATATGAGCGCGCGGTGCTGCCGCCGGAACTGCACGTGCCGCAGAAATACTGATCGGGATCAGCCGGCCGGGCGCTGGGAGACGAAATAGGCCTTCAGCGCGTCGATCTTCTCAGCCGTCCAGCCGGGCGGCTGGGAAACCGCCACCCAGGCATCGATATAGTGTTCCGGGGCATAGACGTGGCCATGCCCCATCGGCGCGGTGGTGCCGAGCCCGATGTCCACGGTCAGCTGCAGCAGCGTCACGATCGGGAACCAGCGGAAACGCGGCGAGACGTCGGGGCCGCGCTCGCCCTTCATCCAGGCGGGCTGGCGGAATGCCGAGTAGGGGTCGAAGAAGACGATCGGATCGCTGGCATATTGCAGATAGACGATCCGGATCGGCCCCCACGGCGCGCCGTCGAGGCCAAGGGCGTTGTGCTGGTTGGTGAAACGGATGATCGAGCCGTCGCGGAAGCGCGGCAGCCAGGCTGGCGAACCGGCGACGCGGCTGGCGGTGGCGGTGTTCCAGGTGCGGCTCGGGAAGGGCGGTCCCGCCCAGAGCGCGCCCTGATAGGGATCGCCGACGACGTCATAGAGATCGCTCGACAGGTCCGAATTCATCGCGCCGAGGCTGAGGCCATAGAGATAGAGTTTCGGGCGCTTGTCCTTCGGCAGTTGTTTCCAGTAGCCGTAGATCTGCGCGAACAGCGCGCGCGAGGCCTCGGAACCGTAACCGGGCTCGACCAGCAGCGACAGCCAGCTCGGCAGGTAGGAATATTGTATGGCGACGCTCGCTATGTCGCCGTGGTGCAGATATTCGACTGGGTCGATACCGGCGGGATCGACCCAGCCGGTTCCGGTCGGCGTGATGATGATGAGCGCCGAGCGCTCGAAGCCGCCGACACGCACCAGTTCGTCGAGCGCCAGCTTGGCCCGCTCCTCGACAGTCCTGGCTGAGTTCAAGCCGGCATAGACGCGGATCGGCTCCTTTGCGTCCTGATGAGTCTGGTTGGCGATTTCGCTCCCGGTCGGCGCCGAGGCGATGTAGTCGCGCCCCATCTTGCCAAGGCCCTGCCAGCCGATCAGCGAGGTGGGACCGCCGGTCTTTTGCGGGTTGGCCGGTGGCTTCACATCCGCGTCGACGATCTGGTCGACCTCACGATAGGACGAATCCATCACCCGCAGCGCGAAGCGCAGCAGCACCCCGTCGACCACCGACCAGAACAGAAGCGCGGTGACGGCGAGGCCGACGACGCCGGCGACGCGCCTCGGCACATAGGGGCGCAGGCGGCTTGCGATGCCGCGGAAGATGCGGGCCAGCAGCCGGGCGATCAAGATGACGATGGCGAAGGTGACGAGCGCGATCGCCGCGACCTGGATCGGTCCGATCTTGTCGGCCGGTTGCATGCCCATCAGGACGCGGATGGAATCCTGCCAGCCGGACGCCTGGACCAGGAAGATGACGGCCGCCGCGATGCAGGCCAGGATGATCGCCCAATAGGGAACAGCCAGCCGGCGGATGTCGGCAACGGGCAATCCCATATAGGTCCAGAGCGCGCGCAAGGCGACGCCGACGCCGTAGCCGGCGGAGAAGCTCAAGCCCGACAGCACCCCTTGCGTGATGCCGTCACGCGGGATGAGGCTCGGCGAAAGCGACGCGCAGAAAAACAGCGTCGCCAGGGCCAGTCCGGTCAGCGAGAAGGCGTCGATTGTCCTTGCTGCCCACCGGAACACCATAAGCGAGGCTCAGCCTTTCAGGATCTCGGCCACGCGCGGCGCGAAATAGGTGAGGATACCGTCGCAGCCGGCGCGCTTGAGGGCAAGCAGCGATTCCAGCATCGCCTTTTCGCCGTCGATCCAGCCATTGGCGCTTGCTGCCTTGATCATCGAATATTCGCCCGACACCTGGTAGGCGAAGGTCGGCACGCGGAATTCGTCCTTCAGACGGCGGATGATGTCGAGATAGGGCAGGCCGGGCTTCACCATCAGCATGTCCGCGCCTTCGGCGAGGTCCTGCTCGGCTTCGCGCACCGCCTCGTCCGAATTGGCGTGGTCGATGTAATAGGTCTTCTTGTCGCCCTTCAGCAGGCCTTGCGTGCCGATCGCCTCGCGATACGGGCCGTAGAAGGCAGAAGCGAATTTGGTCGCGTAGGACATGATCGCCACGTCCTGGAAGCCGTTGGCGTCGAGCGCGTCGCGGATGGCGCCGATGCGGCCGTCCATCATGTCGGACGGCGCGACGATGTCGGAGCCGGCGGCCGCCTGAAGCACGGCGGCGGCCGCGACCTGTTCGACCGTCTCGTCATTGACGATGATGCCGTCGCGCAGGATGCCGTCATGGCCGTGGCTGGTGAAGGGGTCGAGCGCGGCATCGGTGATGATGCCGATTTCCGGAACGGCTGCCTTGATGGCGCGGGTTGCGGCGTTGATCAGGTTGTCGGGGTCCAGAATGTGCGAGCCGGTCACGTCCTTGCGACGCGCGTCGATGTTCGGGAAGGTCGCCAGCGCCGGAATGCCCAGTTTGGCGGCGCGCTCCGCCTCGCGAACCGCCTGGTCGATGCTGAGGCGGAAAACGTCCGGCATCGCGTCGATCGGCTCGCGCACATTGGACCCGCCGGTCAGGAAGATCGGCCAGATCAGATCGTCGACGGTCAGCCGGTTCTCCTGCACGAGACGGCGCGACCAGTCGGCCTTGCGCATGCGGCGCAGGCGGCGCGAGCCGGTGATCTCGTCGACGCTGCGGGTGCCGGCCGGTTTTGCCGGGACGAACTTGTTCATGGCGATAACTCCGATTGGCCGTTTTCTATCATGCCCGTGCCAAAGCGACCAATGCGGCATGGTTGTACCAGGGGCGGAAGCGGCCGGCGCGGATGGTCGCACCCGGTGCGCCCACACTATGGATGGAGAGGCTAAGGCTGGCCGTTGCCCGACAGGATTTGGGCAGCACCACGCATGGCTAAACGGAAGGCATCGTCGAAGGAAATGCCGCGCGCGCCCCAGCGCCACACCTTGCCCTTGACGGCAAGCCGCCACTCGGCCACCCAGCCAAGGTCCTTGTCGCTCCAGGTGAGCGATCCGGCCAGGGCTTGGTCGCCATCGGCGGTGATCGCGATCGTGTCGAGATCCTTGATCCCGGCACCCTGCAATGCATTGAAGTCGAACTTGTCCCTGGCCAGCAAGGCGCGCGGCGGTATCGCGATCGACAACGACGGCAGTTGCGCGGCGGCGAGCAGCGATTCCTGCATGTACCGGCCGCTGGCCTCGTCGGAAGCCAGGACATAACTTCCCTTGGCGTTCTTTACGCCCAGCAGCACGACCAGTTTCGGCCGCTTGTCCAGCCATGGCCTGCTGCCCAGCGATTTCAGCACCGCGTCGACGGTCTCTGGCTTGTACAGGCATGTCAGGTCGTGCGGCCGGTCATGCGTGCCTTGTTCGTCGCGCACCGGACGGCCCTCCAGCCGGTCGCGATAGCGGAATTCGGCGACGAAGCTGCCGGCCCTGTCGCGCAGCGCCGGCATTTCGCGGCGGCTGAGCAGGCGCTGATCGCCGGAAACGCGCAGCAACACGTCGTCGAGGCATTTGCGGAAACCGAGTTCGCGGTTGGTCTCGCCGGTTCCGGTGACGATGGCCTTGGCCTGATAGAGGTCGGAAAGCGGATCGGCGAGGGCAAGACTGCCAAGGCCCGCACCCATAAGCATGAGCAACGCAAACATCAGTCGACGGCCGATGGTCATCGCTCACCCCACCAAGCGCCACGCCCTGCTGCGTGGCCGGGCGGGACAGTAGCATTGGCTTTTCCAACGGCCAATCGGCGCGAGCCGTGCGGCATTGACGCGCCCAAGGGCGGCGCTTAGCACTTCTGTGGCGGGCTCGAAGGGATTCTCTTGGCTATGGACTTTGGCGGCGGCGACGAAATCCGCTTCGAAAGAATGGGCCGGGCAGGCGTCGTGACGCTGACCCGCCCGCAGGCGCTCAACGCGCTCACCCATGGCATGGTCAAGGCGCTGATGCGCGCGCTTGAGGCCTGGGAGGCGGAT
The genomic region above belongs to Mesorhizobium terrae and contains:
- the ppk2 gene encoding polyphosphate kinase 2, whose protein sequence is MTELERNSPATDWLEAELADTLDEDYELELSEPALSEEIAKIYKRSHPPSVDRMTYFRELLRLQSELIKLQSWVAHTKAKVVVLFEGRDSAGKGGVIKRITQRLNPRICRVVALPAPTERERSQWYFQRYVPHLPAGGEIVLFDRSWYNRSGVERVMGFATPGQVEEFFHDVPEFERMLVRSGITLIKYWFSITDEEQQMRFLMRIHDPMKQWKLSPMDLQSRVRWEQYTKAKEEMLLRTNIKEAPWFIVEGNDKKRARLNCIDHLLQQVPYEAVPHDDITLPERVFNPQYERAVLPPELHVPQKY
- a CDS encoding DUF2066 domain-containing protein; this encodes MTIGRRLMFALLMLMGAGLGSLALADPLSDLYQAKAIVTGTGETNRELGFRKCLDDVLLRVSGDQRLLSRREMPALRDRAGSFVAEFRYRDRLEGRPVRDEQGTHDRPHDLTCLYKPETVDAVLKSLGSRPWLDKRPKLVVLLGVKNAKGSYVLASDEASGRYMQESLLAAAQLPSLSIAIPPRALLARDKFDFNALQGAGIKDLDTIAITADGDQALAGSLTWSDKDLGWVAEWRLAVKGKVWRWGARGISFDDAFRLAMRGAAQILSGNGQP
- a CDS encoding DUF423 domain-containing protein yields the protein MSPSRFAFEPCSPLVLAGGLCGAAGVALSAAAAHLGGAFTGTVASFLLAHAAVLLAIGLVGGNRLLRIGGFVLLVGLVLFCGDLLARDFLGGRLVPFAAPVGGSLLILGWLVVAASALIRSKA
- a CDS encoding TetR/AcrR family transcriptional regulator C-terminal domain-containing protein, with translation MKVDRARIIDEALKLLNEVGVDMLSTRLLAERLQVRQPALYWHFKNKRALLDAMNKEILERGHDSRLPHADEDWQHYLAQNTRSFRAALLAYRDAGRVHAGTEAEPDEMQDIEAKIAFLVAQGIDAGEAMMLFIALGRYTLGCVIEEQADFPEGPGRGAELDGAARDYPLTAAGLAHYREGGHAALFEAGLRFILDGAAAQLASAAVSKP
- the hemB gene encoding porphobilinogen synthase, whose translation is MNKFVPAKPAGTRSVDEITGSRRLRRMRKADWSRRLVQENRLTVDDLIWPIFLTGGSNVREPIDAMPDVFRLSIDQAVREAERAAKLGIPALATFPNIDARRKDVTGSHILDPDNLINAATRAIKAAVPEIGIITDAALDPFTSHGHDGILRDGIIVNDETVEQVAAAAVLQAAAGSDIVAPSDMMDGRIGAIRDALDANGFQDVAIMSYATKFASAFYGPYREAIGTQGLLKGDKKTYYIDHANSDEAVREAEQDLAEGADMLMVKPGLPYLDIIRRLKDEFRVPTFAYQVSGEYSMIKAASANGWIDGEKAMLESLLALKRAGCDGILTYFAPRVAEILKG
- a CDS encoding glycosyl transferase family 90, translating into MGNLRRRAGKVFYYARNIVRDSAPPALFRRRLDKWLARAVRSGPSIVERLNYYNKLQDRFTPSAAAVSVATLPFRPTMYYYDLKEFARYFDGALRLDVEYGDVRGLPPVPTIVKNRPVGADNANAVLFKLDKLRHFQMPADPLRFADKQPRIVWRGDLNNPIRLTFLDAAQGLPFCDVGSPATHAPERHRRPFMSVEEQKRYRYIVSLEGYDVATNLKWIMSSNSLCLMLKPTNEIWFCEGHLKPDVHYVELAPDFSDLSDKIAFFERHPEQAERIIGNAQAYCRQFQNGPTETALSFLVLYKYFVLSGQIEPDDKIWRFISA
- a CDS encoding GntR family transcriptional regulator; its protein translation is MSQMQQVERQLREMILGLDIGPGEKLTERWIESRFGASRTPVRAALLRLETEGLVQRDGRGWTVSPINLAEIEQIAVYRQAVEVAAARLVAKLEDKSGLDAIEAMLDSCGDDTPREEWHRVGTDFHVELARMSGNEFLFRGVRDAMTRLSRARWLEIRDEAASARAWAEHRAILSAIRAGEADEAARLLVLHIGGSRDRLVGSLQTERRGLRAMGFAVVAA
- a CDS encoding multidrug efflux MFS transporter, whose amino-acid sequence is MPNENAASADAGYNVHWRRNLVVCLIGSFTTLVAMTLLLPFLPLYVEELGVSDRAAIVQWSGIAYGATFLAAALVAPLWGRLGDRYGRKVMLVRASFGMAVCMSLMGMVQDVWQLVALRLLIGLAGGYSSGSTILVAMQTPKDRSGWALGMLSAGIMAGNLVGPLIGGGLPPRIGIRATFLIAGGVIFLAFLATTLLIKEERRPATTGARKQTQGGWSQLPDKRPIVAMLATGMLLMFATMSIEPIITVYVAELVPDPARVTLVAGFVMSAAALGAILSAPRLGRLADRVGHWTVITGALAVAALLLIPQAFVTESWQLIVLRFLMGLALGGLLPSVTSIIRHNVPDGVGGNVLGYSISAQYIGQVAGPVLGGFVGGHFGMRAVFLSTAVLLALGAFYNWVVRARYQQPQPA
- a CDS encoding alpha/beta hydrolase — encoded protein: MVFRWAARTIDAFSLTGLALATLFFCASLSPSLIPRDGITQGVLSGLSFSAGYGVGVALRALWTYMGLPVADIRRLAVPYWAIILACIAAAVIFLVQASGWQDSIRVLMGMQPADKIGPIQVAAIALVTFAIVILIARLLARIFRGIASRLRPYVPRRVAGVVGLAVTALLFWSVVDGVLLRFALRVMDSSYREVDQIVDADVKPPANPQKTGGPTSLIGWQGLGKMGRDYIASAPTGSEIANQTHQDAKEPIRVYAGLNSARTVEERAKLALDELVRVGGFERSALIIITPTGTGWVDPAGIDPVEYLHHGDIASVAIQYSYLPSWLSLLVEPGYGSEASRALFAQIYGYWKQLPKDKRPKLYLYGLSLGAMNSDLSSDLYDVVGDPYQGALWAGPPFPSRTWNTATASRVAGSPAWLPRFRDGSIIRFTNQHNALGLDGAPWGPIRIVYLQYASDPIVFFDPYSAFRQPAWMKGERGPDVSPRFRWFPIVTLLQLTVDIGLGTTAPMGHGHVYAPEHYIDAWVAVSQPPGWTAEKIDALKAYFVSQRPAG